Below is a window of Candidatus Zixiibacteriota bacterium DNA.
TTAACTGCTGCGGGGCAGTTGTCACACAGGTCACCGTAACTGTCGGCGTCAGTGTTGGCTTGAGCGGTATTCACGACATCAGGACAATTATCGCACACGTTCCCGATACCGTCTATGTCGCTGTCCGCCTGGTCGTTGTTGGACGCTGTCAGGCAGTTATCGCACACGTCACCATAGCTATCGGCGTCGACATTGGACTGTCCGCTATTGGAGGCCGTCGGACAGTTGTCGCAGAGGTCGCCGACGCCGTCGCTGTCCAAGTCCTCTTGACCAGAGTTCCCGATACCCGGGCAGTTGTCCAAAAGACATGTGTTGGCCGTGTAGCCTGGGTCACCAAAACCGTCTTGATCTGTATCAGTGCAATCGTCACATGGATCGCCGGCACTATCGGCGTCAGCGTCCGATTGAGTGCTGTTACTTACTTGAGGGCAGTTGTCGCAAACGTCACCGACCCCATCCGCGTCCTGATTGCTCTGGTTAGAATTGGATACCGTTGGGCAGTTGTCCCAGTAGTTGGAAATCCCATCTCCATCAGTGTCAGGACCTGTTTCACCCCAAAGCGCAAAGAACGCTGAAGGCGTACCTCCAGCGGTTTTAAAGTCACCGCCGGCCACCAAACTCGTGTCATAGACTGCCAGAGCGCGGGGCCCAGCTACATAACCCGTGCCTGATAGCCCAGCGCCTACGGGCGACCATGTGGTGCCATCCCAAGCCGCGACATTAGCAGCGGAAACAGGGCTTCCATGGTCGATAGCGCTGAACCGACCACCGATAATAAGTCTGCTATTGTATACGGCAAAGCACCGTAAGAAATCCCCCGAGACGTTACCGATTGACTGCCATGATGAACCGTCCCACCTGGCCAGGTTCCGCGAGCGCACCGTTCCCGCAGAGTCAAACTGGCCCCCGGCCACCAAGGAGTTGTCGTGTACACTCAGGGTGTACACTATCGCGTATCCCGCATAACCTGTGATACCTGCACCCAGTGGTCGCCATGAGGATCCGTCCCAGGCGGCAATGTTCTTGCACGCGACTCCACCCGCTGAGTCGAACGTGCCGCCTGCAATCAGGAGGTCTTCATACAAGGCGAGAGCATGCACTTCGGCATATCCGGTGCCGTAGTCCTTTGCCATTCCGGAGCCCAAGGGCGACCAGGCTATCCCATTCCAAGTAGCGGTTCGGTTCGCAGGCATCCCTCCGGCTGTCGTGAAACCTCCACCCACGACAAGGCTTCCATTATAGACGATCATCGAGTATATGGGGGCCCATCCCCAATCGTTATTGCTGAATTGAGCCCAGGAATTGCCGTTCCAAACTGCGATTCGGTTTGCGGGTACTCCGCCCGCAGTTGTGAATCCTCCGCTAACAATAAGGCTGTCACCATACACAGCCAATGAATGTACCTCCCCGTTTACACCGTCCCCCAGTGACGACCATGCCGTACCATCCCATGCGGCGATTCGATTCGCGGTTTCGCTTCCAGCCGCCGTGAAAAGCCCTCCCGCAACGAGCTTGTTGTCGTAAACGGTCACAGCGTTTATCACATTACTGACGCCCATGCCCGGCTGGCTGACCAATGATGACCACGACGTGCCATTCCACGCCGCTATTCCTTTGGCAGCAATGTTACCAGCCGCGGAAAACCCCCCCGCTACTATCAGTGTGTCATCAGAAACCAGCAGAGCATAAACACGGTCGTTGGTACCACCGTCGACCTCTGACCAGACTGTTCCGTCCCAAGCGGCCAGACCATTGGCAGCATTACCACCTGCCTGAGTGAAATCGCCGCCAGCGATCAGTTTGCTGTCGTAAACCGCAAGGGAGTGTACCCAATAGTTCATTCCGTCACCCAATGGCGACCAGGAAACCCCGTTCCACGATGCAACTCTGCTGGCCCCGACTCCGCCCGCGTTGCTAAACCCCCCTCCCGCTACCAATTCGTTTCCGAAAACAGTTAGGCTTTGGACGACCCAGTCCACACCACCTCCCAGAGTCGACCAGGACACTCCGTCCCAGGCTGCAATCCAGTTTATCGATGCTCCACCGGCGTTGCTAAAATCTCCTCCCGCGATCAACTTGTTATCGTACACAGCTAGCGCGTAAACCCCACTGTCCATTCCTTGTCCGAGCGTCGACCACGAGTCGCCATCCCATGAGGCGATACTGTGTGCCGTGACTTCACCGACCGACGAAAACCACCCTCCGGCAACCAAATTGCCTCCATAGGTAGCGAGAGCATGAACCTGGCCATCAAAAGCTCCCGACCCCAGAGTGCTCCACGAGGTACCGTCCCACGCGGCAATTCTGCCTGCTGGAATACCGTCTGCGCTGTCAAACGAGCCTGCCACAATTAGTTTGTCGTTGTAGACTCCGAGTGCGTTGACTTGTCCGTTCACACCGGAACCTAACGACGACCAAACACTCCCGTCCCAAGCGGCTATGTTACGAACAATGCTGTCCCCAGCAATCGTAAACCGACCACCAACCATAAGGCGACCATTGTAGGCAGTCAGTGCAGCCGCAGATCCGTCGATTCCCGGTAGGTGAAAGCCGCTGGCCCATTCGCCTGCGTCTGCAGCGCTCGGCAGAAACGCCGCTGTTAATACAAGCATAATCTGGATTACTTGTCGCCACATCGCATTCTCCTATCGAATAGAGAATCCTAAGTCACAGGGTAGCTCCTGCCCCTATTCACATCCCACCATGAATTGTGCGCCGGAGATGAAGAGGTGGTCGATCATGACAGTTACGTCGCCGATGGTGATATTGCAGGTGGCGTTTACGTCTCCGACTCGCGGCGGCACAATCGGCGTGCCGGTCAGGAAGAGATGATCGATCATCAGGGTGATGTCGCCAATCGTAACATCATGCGTGTGGTTTACATCACCCAGCGTCCAGGTCCAAAAATCGGATGGCACAGACGTGCTGAACAGGCCGCCCTCGTCCTTTGCCTTCACTCGCCACCAATAGGGCGTATCAAAAGACAACGAGTCTGCCAACGTGTATGAGGTGTCGGTTAGATTGTCGAACGGCACCACCAGCGTGAAGTTCTCATTCAAGGAAAGCTCCAAACGATACTTAACCTCATCAAATGGGTCAGGATCAGTCACCTCCGTCCAGGTGAAAGCGGGTAGCATGTCATACAGAATCAAATCCTCACCTATGGGCGCGATTACTTGAGGCGTGCCTGGGGGTTCAGGAAAACTGTTGACCGCGAAAAACCAGTAGGTCGACCAGTCGGAGAATTCAAACCCGTCCCAGGCTCGACACCGCCAAAAGTAGTATTCGTTCTCCGACAGCGATTCACTCACGGTCCAGCCGGTGGAATCGGGCGATTCCTCCACCATTCCACTCAGCTCAACCGGAGCATAGGGGTGTTGTATAGCGTAGATTTCAAACTCGTATGCTATTTCGTCTCTTTCCAGATCAGTAGAATTTGTGATGTAGAGAGTCGGCTGATGCCCCAACACAGAGCCACTCTTTGGAGAAGCGACGGATGGTGTGGTCGGCAATGAGTTCATGCGAAACTCTGTATAGTACGGACTCATCCACTGCCCGTTGTCGCCAAGCCGCAGTCTGACGAGGTAAGTGGTACCATCAACGAGCGGCGCGCCAGCATATTGCACAGACGGCTCATCTGTAGTAATGCTCCCGGACTCCCAAATTTCTGCGAACGACCAATCTGCGACAGTTCCAAGCTTTATCTCTGCTCGCGTCTGTACGAAACCATTCTCACTCGAGTACTCCCACACAAACTGAGGTGCGTGGTCCACGACGTTCGACAGACCGATCTCCCCAGCGATCGACCATCCTCTTATGAAACAAGCCTCACATGCATCCCCGATTCCATCACCATCCGAATCAGTCTGGTCCGGGTTGAAAGCAGTTGGACAATTATCGACCACATCAAGTTCTCCATCTCCATCTGAGTCTTCGGATAACTGTGCAACAGAAGCATCTCCCTGCCCCCTACCCGTAATATAAACTAGTCCATTTGGACCAACAGCAATGCCCATTCCCATATCTCCGCTGGCATCTCCCAAGTACGTGCTGTACACCAACGTATTATCGAAACCTGAGAACTCAGTTACAAAGAAGTTAGAGGGTCCGTAGAGCGTAGACTGGTAGGGTCTAAGAAGTGGGAAGTTTACCGATTGAGTGTAACCAGCAACATACACATTGCCACGGGAATCGATTGCGAGGCATTCTCCGTTATCTCCTCCTGATCCTCCGAGATAGGTGCTGTAAACCAGGCCACTACCGGCGGAATCAAACCTTGCCAGGAATGCATCATCGAAGCCGCCTGCATGGGCGTATTGATGAGCGTTCCTTGTAGGAAGGTCAGCCGAACGAGTAGTACCCACAACAGACACGTTGTAGTTGCTGTCAACGCCGATATCTCTGCCCCCGCAATCTTGGGAACTTCCTCCGATATATGTACTGTATACAATATCGCTTCCAGAGCTATTCAACTTTGTCACGAAGGCGTCCTGCCCGCCATCGCAGGTAGATTGGAATGCATTCTTGGTTGGAAAATCTAGTGACGAGGTGATACCAGTGACATAAGTGTTGCCGTACTGGTCAACTGCGATTCCCATGCCCTCGTCAGTACCGTTTCCTCCAAGGTAGGTGCTGTAAGCTAGGGCATCACCAGATGCGATTATTTTGGCTAGGAACGCATCACCATTTCCATTTGTGCTGTTCTGATATGCTCCCTCGATGGGGAAATTCTCCGACGCCGTATACCCGACAATGTAAGCATTGTAAGTGGCGTCCAACGCAATATCCCAACAGTATTCGGGTTGATCCCCACCGATGTATGTACTGTAGACCAAGGTGTTTCCCAAATCACTGAGTTTAGCCACAAAGCCATCCAAGGTGCCTCCACTGAATGGCTGCAGGGCATCCATTACCGGAAAGTCAGCTGACTCAGTGTAGCCAACAATATATGCGTTACCGCCGTTATCAACGGCAATCTCGCCAACGTTTTCTTCACCACTGCCTCCTATGTAAGTACTGTAAAGAACACCATCTCCCGCGGCATTGAGCTTGGTGACGAACGCGTCTCCCTCCGTCCCATAGACTGTCTGAAAAGCGAGCAATGTCGGAAAATCTGCCGAGTAAGTGTACCCAGACACATAGGCGTTGCCCAAGATATCTACACCAATTGCGCA
It encodes the following:
- a CDS encoding thrombospondin type 3 repeat-containing protein, producing the protein MWRQVIQIMLVLTAAFLPSAADAGEWASGFHLPGIDGSAAALTAYNGRLMVGGRFTIAGDSIVRNIAAWDGSVWSSLGSGVNGQVNALGVYNDKLIVAGSFDSADGIPAGRIAAWDGTSWSTLGSGAFDGQVHALATYGGNLVAGGWFSSVGEVTAHSIASWDGDSWSTLGQGMDSGVYALAVYDNKLIAGGDFSNAGGASINWIAAWDGVSWSTLGGGVDWVVQSLTVFGNELVAGGGFSNAGGVGASRVASWNGVSWSPLGDGMNYWVHSLAVYDSKLIAGGDFTQAGGNAANGLAAWDGTVWSEVDGGTNDRVYALLVSDDTLIVAGGFSAAGNIAAKGIAAWNGTSWSSLVSQPGMGVSNVINAVTVYDNKLVAGGLFTAAGSETANRIAAWDGTAWSSLGDGVNGEVHSLAVYGDSLIVSGGFTTAGGVPANRIAVWNGNSWAQFSNNDWGWAPIYSMIVYNGSLVVGGGFTTAGGMPANRTATWNGIAWSPLGSGMAKDYGTGYAEVHALALYEDLLIAGGTFDSAGGVACKNIAAWDGSSWRPLGAGITGYAGYAIVYTLSVHDNSLVAGGQFDSAGTVRSRNLARWDGSSWQSIGNVSGDFLRCFAVYNSRLIIGGRFSAIDHGSPVSAANVAAWDGTTWSPVGAGLSGTGYVAGPRALAVYDTSLVAGGDFKTAGGTPSAFFALWGETGPDTDGDGISNYWDNCPTVSNSNQSNQDADGVGDVCDNCPQVSNSTQSDADADSAGDPCDDCTDTDQDGFGDPGYTANTCLLDNCPGIGNSGQEDLDSDGVGDLCDNCPTASNSGQSNVDADSYGDVCDNCLTASNNDQADSDIDGIGNVCDNCPDVVNTAQANTDADSYGDLCDNCPAAVNNDQADTDSDNKGDVCDNCVAVANSDQADSDIDGVGDACDNCPSASNTSQSDVDGDDHGDLCDNCPTAFNNDQSDEDADGVGSACDNCVEVANASQANTDGDSFGDVCDNCPTASNNDQADTDSDGAGDVCDNCAAVANADQADSDTDGFGDVCDNCMAIANANQTNADGDLYGDVCDNCPTVSNNDQADSDGDGVGDACDNCVSVSNNEQSNTDGDLFGDACDNCPTAANSGQSDSDLDDVGDACDNCGTVANTNQANVDGDYFGDLCDNCAATANNSQADTDADDIGDACDNCPTDANADQADSDGDGMGDVCDFGACGDVDFSGGPEGGANDVSIGDVTMLIDYLFVSHPSLPHARLADVDNVKWITNNDVMQINYALFYSGQVELLDCLPRYDSTFPISYFDTIEIRNAYVTAGSYKWEVELWIAAAQSYQGLAFPFRYHCGTSDVTLDSILLDPDNLITNVGELRQISQVDSSGIIGLVDIGYDELYFPPAGKYQLASLWFSLAPLSETQHIEIDTVRYNPDGTVVLSRLVADQNAGVVPVIIEPASDEDGDGICDPSDNCPSIPNPDQTDADTDGIGNSCDACTDIDADGFGDPAYTANTCPADNCLWIANPGQDDSDFDGVGDACTFSAPTPEGSNVNVELGSVVSLTFDGVTAAGSTEMVMTPAGSGPTGLQITPLQSPAYYYITTDATYSGQIEVCITYDDANMQPGDEAGLTILHYTGSDWEDITSSGYPDVSNNVICGLTSSLSPFVVAIRTGCCNGRVGDANQSGDDEPTIGDVTILIDAKFISGTCDGILNCLEEADINQSATGVVTCDDISIGDITILIDYLFITGPSLGLPECL
- a CDS encoding SBBP repeat-containing protein, whose protein sequence is MARLLIPVVVVLVAGVSYATTINVPTPPASSQPEIGVGNTNENPAFARVMERLANMPLAFTKNEGQWPDSILFRACTGMETVWFTRSGVYHQVKRRVSSGTGTPSGPWSEPGTNGIQRGPNEAQTFLIKASLLGANPASTVFGTKELEYKCNFFLGNDQGNWRKGVSNYDAIVLREVYSGIDLTYFGNGDGLEYDFQVSPGADPSQIKVQYSGVRCISVETSGDLVVVTEWGEVSEQKPVVYQKVDGCRKSIPAQFVLVDSCTFGFQLAPNYNADLPLIIDPILTYRSYVGGSDVEAGCAIGVDILGNAYVSGYTYSADFPTLLAFQTVYGTEGDAFVTKLNAAGDGVLYSTYIGGSGEENVGEIAVDNGGNAYIVGYTESADFPVMDALQPFSGGTLDGFVAKLSDLGNTLVYSTYIGGDQPEYCWDIALDATYNAYIVGYTASENFPIEGAYQNSTNGNGDAFLAKIIASGDALAYSTYLGGNGTDEGMGIAVDQYGNTYVTGITSSLDFPTKNAFQSTCDGGQDAFVTKLNSSGSDIVYSTYIGGSSQDCGGRDIGVDSNYNVSVVGTTRSADLPTRNAHQYAHAGGFDDAFLARFDSAGSGLVYSTYLGGSGGDNGECLAIDSRGNVYVAGYTQSVNFPLLRPYQSTLYGPSNFFVTEFSGFDNTLVYSTYLGDASGDMGMGIAVGPNGLVYITGRGQGDASVAQLSEDSDGDGELDVVDNCPTAFNPDQTDSDGDGIGDACEACFIRGWSIAGEIGLSNVVDHAPQFVWEYSSENGFVQTRAEIKLGTVADWSFAEIWESGSITTDEPSVQYAGAPLVDGTTYLVRLRLGDNGQWMSPYYTEFRMNSLPTTPSVASPKSGSVLGHQPTLYITNSTDLERDEIAYEFEIYAIQHPYAPVELSGMVEESPDSTGWTVSESLSENEYYFWRCRAWDGFEFSDWSTYWFFAVNSFPEPPGTPQVIAPIGEDLILYDMLPAFTWTEVTDPDPFDEVKYRLELSLNENFTLVVPFDNLTDTSYTLADSLSFDTPYWWRVKAKDEGGLFSTSVPSDFWTWTLGDVNHTHDVTIGDITLMIDHLFLTGTPIVPPRVGDVNATCNITIGDVTVMIDHLFISGAQFMVGCE